ATGTAACATTTATTATACACTTACTTCTTTCGGAGGCTTCTTCCCAGGTGTTACAATGTTAATTAGTGTTTTATATTCCTCCCTGATGTTCCTCAGCATTTTGTTTTTCACTTTCCTCCACTTCTATATGTTTAGCATCCGACATTTTCCTTCATTAAAATGATTTAATAAGCTGCAGGTAGAGAAAAGCTGTTCACGCCCATCATGTTTCTCATCATATGAAACATTGAGTGGTTCAGTGTCAGAGTAGCCTAAGCCACAATTACACTCAAAAAGTTATTGAAGTCTAAACTTAGACATCGTTTTTTAAAACTGTATCCTCTCAATTCGAAATTATTTCTCCTTTActctaatataatatttatctagtacatCTACTTAAGatacacatataaatgataatttatagttattttatGCAGAAATCTGCAGATAAAAAATGTGTggtttaggcaactctggcactgaaTCACTCCATTATTTTAGAGACTGCCAAATTCAGAGCCTTATAATATCTTCCACACTTAATAATTCAGTATTCTGTCATTACACCTCTAACAGGGATGGAACATACAACAATTTTTTGCCTTTAACTCAAATTCGTTAAAATGGATTATACAACATTATTCTGGGGAGGATTTcaattactgaataataatatttacttcttaGTTTAAGTTATAAGTTTACGTTAAATGCTTTATGTGAATCTTTTTCCCTATTACTGTCttctaaaatcattttatttaatctattttagattgttatattatattttatatggtTTGTAGTAGTTggttctggttgagtggaattccttaactctaccaggtgactaaataaataaataaataaatattgtagaaagaaaattggttatttaacgacgctgtatcaactacgaggttatttagcgtcgatggaattggtgatagcgagatgaggccgaggattcgccatagattatctgatatttgccctacggtttgggaaaacttcggaaaaaaacccaaccaggcaatcaacccaagcgggaatcgaacgcaactccgaatgagcaggcaagcgccttaactgaccgaGCTATGCTGGTGCCTAATAAAACTAGTATAGGCTACCGTATGTAAACTAGACATTCACCTTGATGCAGTGATGCTGTCTCATTCTAGCACATCAGTAACAGCTGAGTGTAAAACTAGTATAAAGAAAGCGAAGTCACTCAGTTTGAACATGAAAAAGAAGTGCTATTTAATGAACCAAATAATCATGTGTGCTGTAGTTCATAAACAACAACCACAACAGGTTATGTGTATGAATGATATATGCGACTCTTCATATTCTAGCTTGTTTTaagatttttgtttcctttttttcaGTTTGAGTATCGATGTGGCTTAGTTACATGGTTGCGATTCATTGCCCAGGACCATAATTTAGAAAGAACCACAGTCCATCTTGCAGTATATCTGTTAGATAACTTCATGGACAATCATGATATAGATGAAGGCCAACTGCACCTTGTGGCATTAGTGTGCATTTTGTTGGCAGGTACGTATTTAACTGAAGTATCAGAAGTTATAAACTCAAATAATTGTTATGTAATTATGTTGTGTGAAGTTCTCTGCTATGGCTGAAATGGTAGGTAGTGTGTCCAGCTACGAATTCATTAAGTCCAGGTTTGATTCATGGCAAGAATGTAGGGAGTAAGTCCTTGCTATTGGGACTGCGTGTATGTCAATGTGTGTTGTTTAGAACAGTGGTTTTGTGTTATGCTAACCACACTAATAGTGATACTACTACTTTTGATTGCCTACGAGGAATTAATTTACCTTCAAAGAATGAATAGAAAGAAATCATTCGAAGTGTTGTTATGAAtgtaattacagaatattaaattttagttgattaaattgtatttattgtttggatttgttacattttaattaaaaattttagttcaATAAAATGATTGAAAATCGTAACATGTTTAGTAGAAGTGTTTGTATGGTGACATATAGCTAATTTTGTTGTGCGGTTTTCTTCTTGCAATTGCATCAAAACTAGCACATCACCACATCATGTTCATATACAAACCAAAACTGCATGCAGTGAGCAAGAGTAGCAAATAAAGTCATGAGCTTGTGGACCATAACGCAATAAATGGTGTAAAGTAATGACAGGCTGCCTTTTACTACTTTCTGAATCATGCCTGTCATGATGACATAACTTTGCCAGATACATCATTCACAATGTTTAGAAGAAGCCTAGTTTTCATATAGAATGCTATTTAGAAACCCCTACTTCCTGTTGTGGTATCGGTAGTAAATAAAGATGTTTAATGTGAGTAGGTTTAACTTTTAACTACAAAAGTCTAAATGATTCGATTATTATTGtcgaattaattacaataatcaaAGATCCACAGCATATTCCCATTAAAAtatcaaaatcattttatttgcaacatttcATTACTTCCTAATGAGCTAGTAAAACTGTCTAATATgaactccaatttttttttttcagctaaaATGGAGGAGCGACCAAATGCTCCATTGATATCGGAGCTGAATGCGCATGTAGGGAATCAGTATTCAGTACAACAATTCAAGTCCATGGAAGTGATGATAATGGAATTCTTCAAATGGAACTTAATGATTCCCACAGCAGTCGATTTTGCAGAACACTTTACTAATTTTGACATATCAACGTTTGACGTACTCACTGTACCTCTAGAGCTCAACAGACATCCAGAACTGCATAATGCAGTTTACTCTTATACCCAATGCTTTCTGGATCTGTCCTTGCTAGGTAAGTAAGCCCAGTCATAACGCCTTCTTCACTTCAGGGTttattgttaattcattttctgaatgCTAGTGACAGTCTACAACAATGATTTCCAACTCGCCAACTTTTCCCTCTTGGAGCACAGGTATAGAGCGTTCATTAAGAACCAGCacaataaaaagtaaattcaaaCGCTACATGAACATCAAAGTTTGCGGTCAGCTTATTTAATGTAATCATTCACAGTGATTTTCGTAAacattaacatttaataatggttattagaggaaaaaaCTTCGTTCTGGCgctgaggatcgaacccgggtcattggttctacgtaccaagctctaaccactgagctatgccgaagttcaatccacagcatctgatcgaatccctctcctctagtgtattttccctttgtggccttattccatgttcgacatattatGTTGACATATACAGTATTAAGTcatctgccattatacaaggagcgcactcaattgagtgacttggtggccgggattccacagtatatgcactattgggcgaagaatctacgtaaagattaatttttggtcctatataatttatctgttatggtaacattggttattagaggagaaacatTCGCCCTGGCAccgaggatcgaacctgggtccttggttataCTTATCAGTCAATCTAACCACTGAGATATGCCGAAGTACAATCTTccaataaccattgttaccataacaaatgAATTCTGtaaaaccaaaaattaatctttacgttgaTTCTTCatccaacagtgcatatactgtggaatcctggccatCAAGTCACCcaactgagtgcactccttgtataatggcagttaatACTGTATATGCAACATGTTGAACATTATTCCAGGCAACAAAGGGAAAAGACACTAGAAGAGAGGGATTCGATCAGATGCtgtagattgaacttcggcatagctcaatagttagagcgcttggtacgtagaagcaagaacccgggttcgatccccggtgccagaGCGAATGTTTCTcgtctaataaccattgttaccataacagataaattctgtaggaccaaaaattaatctttacatatatTAACATTTAAGATGAATGAAATCGTGAATGCAGAAGTGTTCAAACTCCAAAATTTTTCCCTTTGCGTCAATGTCAATAATTGTTTGCGATAATCTGTTTAcggatatatttcatatatatatatatatatatatatatatctccaattccaaaactgtctacatccattcttaacaattttcaggaaacgccaaaaactgataacttttttcctaattgtttgcagtgttcgtcatatttgaagcttatttatggaaggaaagagggaatttaggcacaacattcattagaaaattgctagagacgtttaggtagatgacgaaaccgtcattatctcaattaaaaaaatggatttagacagttttggaattggacgctATATATGATATGTGTCTGATGGATGAAAATGAGAAGGCTGGAGCTAGAGTTTACAGTGAATTGTTCAACCATTACATGCCAGTTGGAAGAAATAAAACTGCCTTTGAAAGAGAATTACTTGCAATTCTAGCTGCTTTTACATAATTGACAGCCAGACCCAAGAAATTTAGAAAAGCTATTATACTGATCGATTCCAAACGCTGCAATAGAAGCCATCACAtccaacaaaacaacaacaatgaaaGAAATCAGAACattagtacatcagttattagaattctgtaaaataataacttttcaaTAGATACCTTTTCATATAGGGTTTCGTGGCATCCCTTCCAAAATCATAATCCTGTATTGCTAACTAAACACTATTCTGTATTGCAAAGTCTGTCTCATTCGACCTTTCTTACGTAACTGACCATCATATCTACATTACCACAGAAAATAACTCACTTTTTCATACTTTACgcattattattaaactattactctCAACATTATGTAGACGTATTACTCTTCCTGATTCACTGTGTTAGAGAACtcgaatttaattttacttctcgttttaattgttcatttatcttctttctttcgtCACAATTTATCAGCCACTGTTTCATTTTAATGCACTTTCCTATACTACTATTCTTATCTGCCCAATACCCTTCCAGCCTACTTCCTCACATCTAGATACTAGTTTCTAAGATTGTAAACGTCCACTGTTGTGAAGTAATGTTTAACACATTTGactgtgaaatgagtgggccctaGTTAAAATCCTAGTTAGGACAAATTACctatttttcccggggttttccctcaacacattaagagcaattgctgggtaactttcggcactggaccctgagCTATCCAATAAAAAGGaaaaactgtaatttcaaggaaaaattgttccggggccgggtatcaatcccgggaccctgcgcttagcgcacgaatgctctcccgactgagctaccctgggatagcattcgtgcgctaagcgaagggtcccgagatcgatacccggccccggaacaattttttcttgaaattattcaaacctgcttcacagggagctactacttgaaagccagatttgcataaaagaCTGTAAACTCCTACAGTATTTTTCAGTTTCTCTAATTTTAGTCGGCTTCATTTacataacaaaatctacatctcatctccctctttttctctcgaTTTCCTTCTGTTATTACCTGATCTCTTACAACTCCCTTCACATTTGACAAAAACATTCTAATTTCACCTGTTTATATTCTCAATGTTGGCAGCTGGTGTCGGTCATTGCATTCTTCGTATgcttatactgtatactatatacTGTTGTACTCAATGTTATCGCTACCAATGCTTCATGGCGACTAAAGACTATAAATCATCAATCACAGCAGCGTCTGTACTAATATGTGGGCATAGCGTCAAATTTAAATAGTCTAATTGTTTCAGCCCCACCTCATACAAATATCAGATAAGAGATAAGTATCTGCTCTCTGCTTTAACCTTAAGGCGCGTCTCtactattaaatatttaacaacaacatgttaaatgttaaattgtttaccgttaacatcccaacatgttgattgaacatgttaatgctaatttcatttaacactttgtccacactgttaaacatgttaaacttaactttctttgcgtagtccaccataaacagtctatgagattttaatatagatagtgttttattttcaaaccttggacaatggactcagatgatgatctgacttttgtaattgcctctattgcttgttacaaggctttgcaaaggaagaaaatgagaatgtggatgcggcaatatcttagtaaaagacactatgcagaatacattctaaacgagcttaaagttgaatacagtatcgatttggattcaaaaacttgctgagaatgtcagaacacgattttaatatagtgctgcaaaaatacttcctgttatatcaaagaaatacacaatttaagagcagccatttcatctcaattaaaaaaaaattacagcgcgattgattatcataggacctactacatgatagatgttaaaggagtgggtaatatcgtataattattctttccgaagttttacgaactttAACATatatcaccaaatacgaccattactgacgtcaacatagcattaacgtttagcgtacgacgagagtgcgaaaactctctattgtattctcgagaacaattaaataataattccagttctctaaaacagtcggccttcttagttttgcccgtgtattcttttgcagacacatcccacaaacaaggcctttccatcagtgcattaattatattctaatgtattttcttccGTCCACTCCATACTTCGAACAACTTATAGCCAACACCAaagaccaatgatagtataaaaatgatcaagatacgtgccacaaaatcggaacttatagttgttgcaatggaaactgtacgaacttcgCCAAACTGTACCGACGTTGCTCGaacaaatgaattgacttgacatgttttccatttctgctggaaaacacgccaacatgttaaaagtgttaacttcaacatagTTAACATGtaaagtcaattgagacttgaaatgtccatatacatgttaaattcaacatgttgttaaatgtttaatagtggagacgcacCTTTAAACACCGGAAGACTTATATCATCATTGCATGCAAATTTCTAATTCATAACCAGGAGTTCATACACCCGCATATCAGGTAAATTTGTGTTTGGTTCATTAGCTGAGCAGTTTAAGTCGCACAAGATACTCGTATGTCCAGCCAGCATATCGTGCCTATgaccactgcagtcaattgagcctgtggtaaagaATGGGGAGGGCCGATGTAAAACAATCAGTGTAATAGTATGCATGGAGCTAACTGTCTGCTATAATCGATGTTTGGCTCTTAAAGGTTAAATAAACCGAGCTGAATAAAAAGTAGCAAATTGGTCACCTATAATGACAGAGATTTTATGGTTGCTGTTGCAGAGGTATGCCTGTTAGATGTGAAACCATCTTTAGTGGCGGCTGCATGCATTGCTGCAGCACGGCAAGCCGTACGTTTGTCTTCTAGATGGCCAACTGCGTTGGAGAATGCGACCACGTACCAATACGAAGACTTGGAACCCTTCGTCATGCTACTTATGAGGTAAGTGTTGATTTAATGAACAAAGAGCTTTAGGACACATTTTTTCAGAGTTCGTCAATCTTGGTTGCCATTTTCACTTCACCATTACTTCAGGACAGCCATACCATCGTAATTCTTTTGTTAAtctctttcttctgtttcttaatatatttttcttcataatccatgttgaatctttcgtacactacttttaacacttgaatataaataattgattaaatggcgatcttactcatgttaattatgtaagcatgtgcggcttacagctgtttcggtgctacttaacaccatcctcagagccttctgtgtcttggcgtcatctcaacttcgctgcctgttgtgtgggtgcatttgagtgatgaagagttgtgttaaagagtgtgtgtattctgaaattgatctgtgtgttgagtatttgattagggtgtgttttagtgtgtctgtatatttcacataacgcataactaatgccaaccacacatacaataacataaatacagacatggaaatcctacacatacaacccaaaaaccagaaacactagaacaatatgaaatatacagacacactaaaacaaacCCTAATCAagtactcaacacacagatcaatttcagaacacacacactatttgacacaactcttcatcac
This sequence is a window from Periplaneta americana isolate PAMFEO1 chromosome 2, P.americana_PAMFEO1_priV1, whole genome shotgun sequence. Protein-coding genes within it:
- the LOC138695283 gene encoding cyclin-J-like; its protein translation is MDNHDIDEGQLHLVALVCILLAAKMEERPNAPLISELNAHVGNQYSVQQFKSMEVMIMEFFKWNLMIPTAVDFAEHFTNFDISTFDVLTVPLELNRHPELHNAVYSYTQCFLDLSLLEVCLLDVKPSLVAAACIAAARQAVRLSSRWPTALENATTYQYEDLEPFVMLLMRRANIKVARGNKRKSTESSDDGYESDDSFTNNLEDSNGQRSSKRSRTCSSSNAVFLHS